One genomic region from Salvia hispanica cultivar TCC Black 2014 chromosome 2, UniMelb_Shisp_WGS_1.0, whole genome shotgun sequence encodes:
- the LOC125203257 gene encoding probable galacturonosyltransferase-like 9: MGLSRISSELIAAVGFIILLIHTCLAIRSFPNSVGFAEAPDYTNGVECGPHSGVVHVAMTLDSEYLRGSVAAVHSVLRHASCPEDIFFHFIATESDPAALTRTVSSVFPSLSFKLYIFRQETVTGLISSSIRPALENPLNYARNYLGDMIDPCVKRVVYLDSDLVLVDDVAKLWGINITGSRVIGAPEYCHANFTKYFTDSFWADPVLSRVFGSRRPCYFNTGVMVMDLEKWREGQFRKKIENWMELQRKNRIYELGSLPPFLLVFGGNVEPIDHRWNQHGLGGDNVAGSCRALHPGPVSLLHWSGKGKPWVRLDERKPCPLDYLWQPYDLYKGRGKVQYLQHQELHLGLTTNFYGSYSTYFF; encoded by the coding sequence ATGGGTCTTTCAAGAATATCCTCAGAGCTAATCGCGGCCGTCGGATTCATCATCCTCCTCATCCACACGTGTCTCGCAATCCGATCCTTCCCCAACAGCGTGGGCTTCGCGGAGGCGCCGGACTACACCAACGGCGTGGAATGCGGGCCGCATTCCGGGGTGGTCCACGTGGCGATGACGCTCGACTCCGAGTACCTCCGCGGCTCTGTCGCCGCGGTGCACTCCGTCCTCCGCCACGCCTCCTGCCCGGAGGACATCTTCTTCCACTTCATCGCCACCGAGTCCGACCCGGCCGCCCTCACCCGGACCGTCAGCTCCGTTTTCCCCTCTCTCAGCTTCAAGCTCTACATTTTCCGCCAAGAAACGGTCACGGGTCTCATATCCTCCTCGATCCGACCCGCTTTGGAGAACCCGCTCAACTACGCCCGGAACTATCTGGGCGATATGATCGACCCGTGCGTCAAACGGGTCGTCTATCTGGATTCGGATCTCGTGCTAGTCGACGACGTAGCCAAGCTCTGGGGAATCAACATAACCGGGTCGAGAGTAATCGGGGCCCCGGAATACTGCCACGCCAACTTCACCAAGTACTTCACCGACAGTTTCTGGGCCGACCCGGTTCTGAGCCGGGTATTCGGGTCGAGGCGGCCGTGTTATTTTAACACCGGGGTTATGGTGATGGATTTGGAGAAATGGAGGGAGGGGCAATTCCGGAAGAAAATCGAGAATTGGATGGAACTGCAGAGGAAGAACCGGATATACGAGCTGGGGTCGTTGCCTCCGTTTTTACTAGTGTTTGGTGGGAACGTGGAGCCCATCGATCACAGGTGGAACCAGCACGGATTGGGAGGTGACAACGTGGCGGGATCGTGTAGGGCGCTGCACCCTGGTCCAGTGAGCCTGCTGCACTGGAGCGGAAAGGGGAAGCCGTGGGTCCGCCTTGATGAGAGGAAGCCCTGTCCGTTGGATTATCTGTGGCAGCCCTACGATTTGTACAAAGGGAGAGGGAAGGTACAATATCTACAGCACCAGGAACTACACTTGGGCCTCACTACCAATTTCTATGGATCATATTCTACCTATTTCTTTTga